The following coding sequences are from one Candidatus Borkfalkia ceftriaxoniphila window:
- the adhE gene encoding bifunctional acetaldehyde-CoA/alcohol dehydrogenase, with protein MENQIVDSVEALMAKIDEVRKAQEIFATYSQEQVDKIFTAAALAANNARLPLAKMAVAETGMGIVEDKVIKNHYAAEYIYNAYKDVKTCGVVEEDAAYGVKKIAEPIGVVAAVIPTTNPTSTAIFKTLICLKTRNGIIISPHPRAKNCTIAAAKVVLDAAVKAGAPAGIVGWIDIPSLEMTNTLMKTADIILATGGPGMVRSAYSSGKPALGVGAGNTPAIIDDTADVTVAVNSIIHSKTFDNGLICASEQSCIAVDGVYEQVKAEFAARGCHILKGDEPDKVRNTIIINGALNAKIVGQSAAKIAEICGFTVPAATKILIGEVESVELEEAFAHEKLSPVLALYRAKDFDDAVQKAERLIADGGYGHTSSLYIDTITEKAKIEKWQEAMKTCRMLINTPSSQGAIGDLYNFKTTPSLTLGCGTWGGNSVSENVGIKHLLNIKTLAERRENMLWLRLPEKVYHKKGCLPVALEELKTVLGKKKAFIVTDSFLYENNYIKPITDKLDEMGIRHTCFYNVAPDPNIACAKEGAKLMREFQPDVIIALGGGSAMDAGKIMWVLYEHPEVDFMDMAMRFMDIRKRVYTFPKMGEKAYFIAVPTSAGTGSEVTPFAVITDEATNIKYPLADYELLPKMAIIDADFMMNMPKGLTSASGIDALTHALEAYASVMATPYTDGQALVAMKLIFQYLPRAYENGANDPEAREQMANASTMAGIAFANAFLGVCHSMAHKLGAFHHLPHGVANALMISEVIRFNSAEVPTKMGTFPQYAYPHTMQRYAEVADYLGLGGKTDADKVKNLIKAIEQLKERVGIKKTIKDYGVDEEKFLATLDEMCDQAFDDQCTGANPRYPLISEIKEMYLKCYYGK; from the coding sequence ATGGAAAACCAAATCGTCGATTCGGTCGAAGCCTTGATGGCGAAGATCGACGAGGTCAGGAAGGCACAGGAAATTTTTGCAACGTATTCGCAGGAGCAGGTCGACAAAATTTTTACGGCGGCGGCGCTCGCGGCGAACAACGCGCGGCTCCCGCTCGCCAAAATGGCGGTCGCGGAAACGGGCATGGGCATCGTGGAAGACAAAGTCATCAAAAACCACTACGCGGCGGAGTATATCTACAACGCGTATAAGGACGTCAAGACGTGCGGCGTCGTCGAAGAGGACGCGGCGTACGGCGTGAAAAAGATCGCCGAGCCCATCGGCGTCGTGGCGGCGGTCATTCCGACCACAAACCCCACGTCTACCGCGATCTTCAAGACGCTTATCTGCTTGAAAACGCGCAACGGCATCATCATCAGCCCCCATCCGCGCGCGAAGAACTGCACCATTGCGGCAGCGAAAGTCGTGCTGGACGCCGCCGTCAAGGCGGGCGCGCCCGCGGGCATCGTGGGATGGATCGATATCCCCTCGCTGGAAATGACCAACACGCTGATGAAGACGGCGGATATCATTCTGGCGACGGGCGGCCCCGGCATGGTCAGAAGCGCCTATTCTTCGGGCAAACCCGCCCTCGGCGTGGGCGCGGGCAATACCCCCGCCATCATCGACGACACGGCGGACGTGACTGTGGCGGTCAACTCTATCATCCATTCCAAGACCTTCGATAACGGGCTGATCTGCGCGTCCGAACAGTCGTGCATCGCCGTAGACGGCGTGTACGAGCAGGTCAAGGCGGAATTCGCGGCGCGCGGCTGTCATATTTTAAAGGGCGACGAACCGGATAAAGTGCGCAATACCATCATCATCAACGGCGCGCTCAACGCCAAGATCGTGGGACAGAGCGCGGCAAAGATCGCCGAGATCTGCGGCTTTACCGTGCCTGCGGCGACCAAGATCCTCATCGGAGAAGTGGAGAGCGTGGAACTCGAAGAGGCGTTCGCGCACGAAAAACTTTCCCCCGTGCTCGCTCTGTACCGCGCGAAAGATTTCGACGACGCCGTGCAGAAAGCGGAACGCCTGATCGCGGACGGCGGTTACGGCCACACTTCCTCCCTCTATATCGATACGATCACCGAAAAGGCGAAGATCGAAAAGTGGCAGGAGGCGATGAAGACCTGCCGTATGCTCATCAATACGCCGTCCTCGCAGGGCGCCATCGGCGACTTGTACAACTTCAAAACGACGCCTTCGCTCACGCTCGGCTGCGGCACATGGGGCGGCAACTCGGTTTCCGAAAACGTCGGCATCAAGCATCTTTTGAATATCAAAACACTCGCGGAGAGGAGGGAAAACATGCTCTGGCTCAGACTGCCCGAAAAGGTCTATCACAAAAAGGGCTGTTTGCCCGTCGCTCTGGAAGAACTCAAAACCGTACTCGGCAAGAAAAAGGCGTTCATCGTCACCGATTCTTTCCTGTACGAAAACAACTATATCAAACCAATTACCGATAAACTGGACGAAATGGGCATCCGCCACACTTGTTTCTATAACGTGGCGCCCGATCCCAACATTGCCTGTGCGAAAGAGGGCGCGAAACTGATGCGCGAATTCCAGCCCGACGTCATCATCGCGCTGGGCGGCGGTTCCGCCATGGACGCGGGCAAGATCATGTGGGTGCTCTACGAACACCCCGAAGTGGATTTCATGGACATGGCGATGCGTTTTATGGATATCCGCAAGCGCGTCTATACCTTCCCGAAAATGGGTGAAAAGGCGTATTTCATCGCCGTCCCCACATCCGCGGGCACAGGCTCGGAAGTCACGCCCTTCGCCGTCATCACGGACGAAGCGACCAATATCAAATATCCGCTCGCCGATTACGAACTTTTGCCGAAAATGGCGATCATCGACGCCGATTTCATGATGAATATGCCCAAAGGACTGACCAGCGCGAGCGGTATCGACGCGCTGACGCACGCGCTGGAAGCGTACGCGTCGGTCATGGCGACGCCTTATACCGACGGGCAGGCGCTCGTGGCGATGAAACTGATCTTCCAATACCTGCCGCGCGCCTACGAGAACGGCGCCAACGATCCCGAGGCGAGGGAGCAGATGGCGAACGCCTCCACCATGGCGGGCATCGCATTCGCAAACGCTTTCCTCGGCGTGTGCCATTCCATGGCGCATAAACTGGGCGCGTTCCATCATCTGCCGCACGGCGTGGCGAACGCGCTGATGATCTCCGAAGTCATCCGCTTCAACAGTGCCGAAGTTCCCACGAAAATGGGCACGTTCCCGCAGTACGCTTACCCGCATACCATGCAGAGATACGCCGAAGTCGCGGACTATCTGGGGCTGGGTGGCAAGACGGATGCGGACAAGGTCAAAAATCTGATCAAAGCGATCGAACAACTCAAAGAGCGCGTCGGCATCAAAAAGACCATCAAAGATTACGGCGTGGACGAGGAGAAATTCCTTGCGACGCTCGACGAAATGTGCGACCAGGCGTTCGACGACCAGTGCACGGGCGCGAACCCGAGATATCCTCTGATCTCCGAGATCAAAGAAATGTATCTCAAATGCTATTACGGGAAATGA
- a CDS encoding phosphotransferase family protein, translating to MREEKIMAEIIQKTQKKTIYREGKTLVKLFNNEYPKSDVLNEALNTARVEESTTLNVPAVHEVTKVNGEWAIIQDFVEGKTMQQLMEENPDKTGELLNEFVDLQVEVLSQKVPLLSPLKDKMHRKISATKFDKTTRYDLHILLDSLPKHDKLLHGDFNPANVIVSPDGRKFIIDWAHATQGNARCDAARTYLLFKLEGKDDLAEEYLKLFSEKTGIAKVLVQKALPIVAASQTMKAIPEEQAFLEKWVNVVDYE from the coding sequence ATGAGGGAGGAAAAAATCATGGCGGAAATCATTCAGAAAACGCAGAAAAAGACCATTTACAGAGAGGGCAAAACGCTCGTCAAACTGTTCAACAACGAATACCCCAAGTCGGACGTTTTGAACGAGGCACTCAATACGGCGCGCGTGGAGGAGAGCACCACGCTCAATGTGCCCGCGGTGCACGAAGTGACCAAAGTCAACGGCGAATGGGCGATCATTCAGGACTTTGTCGAAGGCAAGACCATGCAGCAACTGATGGAAGAAAATCCCGATAAGACGGGCGAACTTTTAAACGAGTTTGTCGATCTGCAAGTGGAAGTGCTCTCGCAGAAAGTGCCGCTTCTCTCGCCCCTGAAAGATAAAATGCACCGCAAAATTTCGGCGACGAAGTTCGATAAAACGACGCGTTACGATCTGCACATTCTTCTCGACTCTTTGCCCAAGCACGATAAACTTCTGCACGGCGATTTCAACCCCGCGAACGTGATCGTATCGCCCGACGGCAGAAAATTCATCATCGACTGGGCGCACGCTACGCAGGGCAATGCCCGCTGCGACGCGGCGAGAACGTACCTTTTGTTCAAACTGGAAGGCAAGGACGACCTTGCGGAAGAATATCTGAAACTCTTTTCGGAAAAGACGGGCATTGCCAAAGTGCTCGTACAAAAAGCGCTTCCCATCGTGGCGGCGAGCCAGACGATGAAAGCGATCCCCGAAGAACAGGCGTTCCTCGAAAAATGGGTGAACGTGGTCGATTACGAATAA
- a CDS encoding helix-turn-helix domain-containing protein has translation MEGFGKRLKELRKEKGISVIELSKKINYSKSVIFYWESDEREPSISALKALCDFFDVSADYFLGR, from the coding sequence ATGGAAGGCTTCGGAAAAAGATTGAAAGAATTACGCAAAGAAAAAGGAATTTCGGTCATTGAATTATCAAAAAAAATCAATTACTCGAAATCCGTAATATTTTATTGGGAAAGCGACGAAAGGGAACCGAGTATTTCCGCGTTAAAAGCGCTTTGTGATTTTTTCGACGTTTCTGCCGATTATTTTTTAGGAAGATAA
- a CDS encoding DUF6809 family protein, translating to MQKKYSVMRQIYLGRRGDFQIYKLTKNCKTLQKLFCKKADDFELKLNEDLKNEFGQVMDTYGDLYSELMLERYEEGFKMGLRLAFEAFDDPETDFDE from the coding sequence ATGCAAAAAAAATATTCGGTCATGCGGCAGATTTATTTAGGCAGAAGAGGAGATTTTCAGATCTACAAACTTACAAAAAACTGTAAAACTTTACAAAAGTTATTCTGTAAAAAAGCCGACGATTTTGAGTTGAAATTGAATGAAGATTTAAAAAATGAGTTCGGACAAGTGATGGATACGTACGGTGACCTTTATTCCGAACTCATGTTGGAGCGTTATGAAGAAGGATTTAAAATGGGGCTGCGCCTGGCGTTTGAGGCGTTCGACGACCCCGAAACGGATTTCGACGAATAA
- a CDS encoding NAD(P)/FAD-dependent oxidoreductase, with protein MYDVIIIGAGAAGMTSALYALRNGKSVLLLESESLGGQIATSPRLENYPSIKEISGEAFADNLFEQISALGAEVEIEKAERIEKRADKIFSVKTEYNEYEAKSVIIASGVKHKHLKTKSNRDDLVGKGVYYCAICDGAFYKGKEVAVIGDANTALQYSLLLASYCKKVYVYTLFDKFFGDAQLVKALRAKENIEVRPNTAVTDFIGDTELKAIEYTDKDGNVCRHEIPAVFVAIGQVPDNAAFADLADLDKDGYIVADENCKTKTEGLFVAGDCRTKPVRQVATAVADGAIAATNASIYLESL; from the coding sequence ATGTACGACGTAATTATCATCGGCGCGGGCGCGGCGGGCATGACCTCCGCGCTCTACGCTTTGAGAAACGGCAAGAGCGTATTACTGTTGGAAAGCGAGAGCCTTGGAGGGCAGATCGCGACTTCCCCGCGGCTGGAAAATTACCCTTCCATCAAGGAGATCAGCGGCGAGGCGTTCGCGGACAATTTATTCGAACAGATCTCGGCGCTCGGCGCGGAGGTGGAGATCGAAAAAGCGGAACGCATCGAAAAGCGCGCCGATAAAATTTTTTCCGTCAAGACCGAATACAACGAATACGAGGCAAAAAGCGTGATCATTGCCTCGGGCGTAAAGCATAAGCACTTAAAGACCAAGAGCAACAGGGACGATTTGGTGGGCAAAGGCGTATATTACTGCGCCATTTGCGACGGCGCGTTTTATAAGGGGAAAGAGGTCGCCGTTATAGGCGACGCGAACACCGCCCTGCAATATTCGCTGCTGCTCGCGAGTTATTGCAAAAAAGTGTACGTTTACACGCTGTTCGATAAATTTTTCGGAGACGCACAACTCGTAAAAGCGCTGCGCGCCAAAGAAAACATCGAAGTGCGCCCGAATACCGCCGTGACGGATTTTATCGGGGACACGGAACTGAAAGCCATCGAATACACGGATAAAGACGGCAACGTATGCCGACACGAAATTCCCGCCGTATTCGTCGCGATCGGGCAGGTACCCGACAACGCGGCGTTTGCGGACCTCGCCGACCTGGACAAAGACGGGTATATCGTCGCGGACGAAAATTGCAAAACCAAAACGGAAGGTCTGTTCGTTGCGGGCGATTGCAGGACGAAACCCGTGCGGCAGGTAGCGACCGCGGTCGCGGACGGCGCGATCGCCGCGACCAACGCCTCGATCTATTTAGAAAGTTTATAA